A genome region from Mycobacterium sp. 050128 includes the following:
- a CDS encoding heavy metal-responsive transcriptional regulator: protein MQIGELAKLADTSAKTIRFYEDSGLLPPPARTASGYRDFRPEVVERLRFIRRGQTAGLTLRKVRQILAIHDRGEVPCGHVRQVLTARLDQVRAQIAELNALESHLQALLDYASQAVPTEHDHSTVCWILESDLDAGATIGHRHPSDETISTGGV from the coding sequence ATGCAGATCGGCGAGCTGGCGAAACTGGCCGACACCAGCGCCAAAACCATTCGCTTCTATGAGGACTCGGGGCTGCTACCGCCGCCCGCGCGCACTGCGTCGGGTTATCGCGACTTTCGGCCTGAAGTTGTGGAGCGGTTACGGTTCATCCGTCGGGGCCAAACGGCCGGGCTGACCTTGCGGAAGGTCCGGCAAATCCTGGCGATTCACGACCGTGGCGAGGTGCCGTGCGGGCACGTCCGACAAGTCCTAACCGCTCGCCTGGACCAAGTCCGTGCGCAGATCGCCGAACTCAATGCGCTCGAAAGTCACTTGCAGGCCCTTCTTGACTACGCTTCGCAGGCCGTACCGACCGAACACGACCATTCCACGGTGTGCTGGATCTTAGAAAGCGACCTGGATGCCGGCGCAACCATCGGGCATCGTCATCCCAGCGACGAGACAATCAGTACGGGCGGCGTATAA
- a CDS encoding YoaK family protein, translating to MREGFDSETRLSWVLAALAGLIGAAAFTHSAGYFVTFMTGNTERAALAYFRDQPWPAITAALLVAAFVGGVVVASLCRRHLWVAHPHGPTVLTALSLGGATSVCLATHGWSATADLSLEPILFVAFGVGALNTSFVKDGEVSTPLSYVTGTLVKMGQGIERHISGGSAAAWLGYLLLYISFIVGATIGGSISLVANGSQMLTIATILCSLTAGYTYFHADRRVLLKESDSRRPSRLSLLRMTRLVSPLGNQPPTN from the coding sequence ATGCGCGAGGGGTTCGACAGCGAAACACGGCTGTCATGGGTCCTGGCCGCGCTGGCCGGATTGATTGGTGCCGCGGCGTTCACTCACTCCGCCGGATACTTCGTGACTTTTATGACCGGCAACACCGAACGTGCCGCGTTGGCATACTTTCGCGATCAGCCCTGGCCCGCAATAACAGCGGCGCTGTTGGTGGCAGCCTTTGTCGGCGGCGTGGTGGTTGCGTCATTGTGCAGACGCCATCTTTGGGTTGCACATCCTCATGGCCCGACGGTCCTCACCGCCTTGTCGCTGGGGGGCGCCACCTCCGTCTGCCTCGCCACACATGGGTGGTCGGCAACAGCGGACCTCTCCCTCGAGCCAATTCTTTTTGTCGCGTTCGGCGTAGGTGCCCTCAATACTTCATTTGTCAAGGACGGCGAGGTGTCAACCCCGCTGAGCTACGTGACCGGAACGCTCGTGAAGATGGGCCAGGGCATTGAACGCCACATCAGTGGCGGCTCAGCAGCCGCGTGGTTGGGATACCTTCTGCTGTATATAAGCTTCATCGTGGGTGCCACCATCGGTGGTTCTATTAGCTTGGTAGCAAATGGATCTCAGATGTTGACAATCGCCACGATCTTGTGCTCGCTCACCGCCGGATACACCTATTTCCATGCCGACCGACGTGTCCTTTTGAAGGAGTCAGATAGCAGACGTCCATCTCGCCTTTCACTGCTGAGAATGACCCGGTTGGTTAGCCCGCTCGGGAATCAGCCGCCGACGAACTGA